In Mycobacteriales bacterium, the following proteins share a genomic window:
- a CDS encoding DUF2269 family protein, which yields MKVLLTLHLIGAVFLVGPVVGSCMVAMRATRTGDVEAARGAARTTTIYGWATLAVFVLGAAMVQGKDRSGHFSFTNTWIIASIVLYAAAFVLTVFVLAPALQDAATKPLRPQLAAVAGIITVLYLAIVVLMVYKP from the coding sequence ATGAAGGTGCTGCTCACCCTCCACCTGATCGGTGCGGTGTTCCTGGTCGGTCCGGTCGTGGGCTCGTGCATGGTCGCCATGCGGGCGACCCGCACCGGCGACGTCGAGGCGGCGCGCGGCGCGGCCCGCACGACCACCATCTACGGATGGGCGACGCTCGCGGTGTTCGTGCTCGGCGCCGCGATGGTGCAGGGCAAGGACCGCAGCGGGCACTTCTCCTTCACCAACACCTGGATCATCGCGTCGATCGTGCTGTACGCCGCCGCGTTCGTGCTGACGGTCTTCGTCCTCGCTCCGGCCCTGCAGGACGCCGCGACGAAACCGCTGCGGCCGCAGCTCGCCGCGGTAGCCGGCATCATCACCGTGCTCTACCTGGCCATCGTCGTACTCATGGTCTACAAGCCGTGA